From one Caldithrix abyssi DSM 13497 genomic stretch:
- a CDS encoding AAA family ATPase, with amino-acid sequence MELAHLNELHLLALEEAQKYPRRRFIFDEILKDKGKHFIGIIGPRGSGKTILLKQIAAKVPDSFYLSVDVLPDIDLFQVAKQLIETQKIKYLLFDEIHFKVHFARELKKIYDFLDVKVIFTSSASLVIRQPELDLSWCVKFFTVFPFSFREFIYFKTDTLIPYLELEDIWK; translated from the coding sequence ATGGAATTAGCGCATCTAAACGAACTTCATCTTCTGGCGCTTGAGGAAGCGCAAAAATACCCCCGGCGACGTTTTATTTTTGATGAAATCTTGAAAGACAAAGGCAAACATTTTATTGGAATTATAGGCCCAAGAGGTTCAGGAAAAACAATTCTATTAAAACAGATCGCGGCGAAGGTTCCGGATTCGTTCTATCTTTCGGTCGATGTATTGCCAGACATTGATCTATTTCAGGTCGCAAAACAGTTAATCGAAACGCAAAAGATTAAATATCTTTTATTTGATGAAATTCATTTTAAAGTTCATTTTGCCCGCGAATTAAAAAAGATTTATGATTTTCTGGATGTTAAGGTGATTTTTACCAGCTCCGCTTCTTTAGTCATCCGCCAACCCGAATTAGACCTCTCCTGGTGCGTTAAATTTTTTACCGTGTTTCCCTTTTCCTTTAGAGAGTTTATTTACTTCAAAACCGATACTTTGATTCCTTATCTGGAATTGGAGGACATCTGGAAATGA
- a CDS encoding type II toxin-antitoxin system VapC family toxin produces MILLDTTVLFWYLRGNERPFKVIENQESFFISVVTYIELVQGMRNKKELKSLRIALRTWHTNILMINEEISARAMFLVERYYPSHSLTLADTLIASTAIVHGLPILTANDRHFKIVNNLEIQKFSPS; encoded by the coding sequence ATGATTTTGCTTGATACCACTGTGTTGTTCTGGTATTTACGCGGAAATGAAAGGCCTTTTAAGGTTATTGAAAACCAGGAGAGTTTTTTTATTTCTGTCGTAACGTACATTGAACTTGTCCAGGGAATGAGGAATAAAAAGGAGCTAAAATCACTCAGGATCGCTTTACGTACATGGCACACGAATATTTTAATGATCAATGAAGAAATTTCAGCACGGGCCATGTTTCTGGTAGAGCGTTATTATCCTAGTCATTCATTAACTCTGGCAGATACTCTCATCGCCTCAACCGCCATTGTTCATGGCTTGCCCATTTTAACGGCTAACGACAGGCATTTTAAAATCGTGAATAATCTGGAAATTCAAAAGTTCAGTCCTTCATGA
- a CDS encoding xanthine dehydrogenase family protein molybdopterin-binding subunit, giving the protein MKPNPKDFRVDARSKLRAEARYIRDEQIAGLWCGVTLRSPHPRARILSIDLDPQFDWNSVTVVTAKDVPHNYVAIIEKDMPVLAKDMVNYVGEPVALFAAPTQELAEEALKHVTVKYEPLPFIDDPLKAEHSEIKLYGSNNVFKEIHIERGHLQEARQAAFRAIELETQTGFQEHMYLEPQGMVAIPQEEKIIIKGSLQCPYYIKNALGEIFKGLREITVVQSTTGGAFGGKEDFPSLLAAHAALLAYKSGHPVAIFYDRAEDVLVTTKRHPSFSRNRVFVDRNGKILGLDIEFYLDSGAYCTLSPVVLARAALTVTGCYFIPHVRIVAKAVATNTVPSGAFRGFGGPQAIFTMEMIVEEIARQLNLAPHTVRAVNLIDVGQTTATEQVLRYSVSNKQTFNDVLERSGYQRKYAQFKEHNAPILQRLRDGKFPKSRPDDVLKGIGLSVFLHGAGFTGGGENRIKGKIRIEIDEDGHPVIYSAQTEMGQGQQTAFRKILADVLNIDREQVLLAPVNTDLVPNSGPTVASRTTMVVGSLIADIGQQIIERLSNELQKEYDIPFEYRTGYFYGGQHILSFSKVAKKFAGLRFEKEYKHPPFIKFSEENWKGDAYPVYSWAAAVAETEVDPITFNIKVTRYYTTHEIGKAINYDQSIAQIQGGSLQGIAYAVFEKMERHNGRLDVRGFSDYIIPTTVDMPLMDIKILENPYPFGPFGAKGLGEMPLVGAAPAVVSSLRMIFGRPINKIPVMPEDLFALFQNMKKNGGLK; this is encoded by the coding sequence ATGAAACCGAATCCAAAAGACTTTCGGGTGGACGCCCGCAGCAAATTGCGCGCCGAAGCCCGTTACATCCGCGATGAACAAATAGCAGGCCTGTGGTGTGGCGTCACGCTGCGCAGTCCCCATCCGCGCGCCCGTATTCTTTCTATCGATCTCGATCCGCAGTTCGACTGGAACAGCGTCACGGTTGTAACAGCTAAAGACGTGCCTCACAATTATGTGGCGATCATCGAAAAAGACATGCCTGTGCTGGCCAAAGACATGGTCAATTATGTGGGCGAGCCGGTTGCTCTTTTTGCCGCCCCCACGCAGGAACTGGCCGAAGAAGCTTTAAAGCATGTAACCGTGAAATATGAACCCCTGCCTTTTATTGACGACCCGTTAAAAGCCGAACACAGCGAGATTAAATTGTACGGTTCGAACAACGTGTTTAAAGAGATTCACATCGAACGCGGCCATTTGCAGGAGGCGCGGCAAGCGGCCTTTCGCGCCATCGAGCTGGAAACGCAAACCGGTTTTCAGGAACACATGTACTTGGAACCGCAGGGCATGGTGGCCATTCCACAAGAAGAAAAGATCATCATTAAAGGTTCGCTGCAATGTCCGTACTACATCAAAAATGCCCTTGGCGAAATTTTTAAAGGTTTACGAGAAATTACCGTTGTTCAGTCCACCACGGGCGGCGCGTTTGGCGGCAAAGAAGATTTTCCCTCTTTGCTGGCAGCGCATGCAGCCTTGCTGGCTTATAAATCGGGACACCCGGTGGCCATCTTTTACGACCGCGCGGAAGATGTGCTGGTTACCACCAAACGGCATCCATCTTTCAGCCGCAACAGAGTTTTTGTTGACAGAAACGGTAAAATCCTGGGCCTGGACATTGAATTTTATCTGGACAGCGGCGCCTATTGCACGCTCTCTCCCGTGGTGCTGGCCAGGGCGGCGTTAACCGTCACCGGTTGTTACTTCATTCCTCATGTGCGCATTGTAGCCAAAGCCGTGGCCACTAACACGGTTCCCAGCGGCGCCTTTCGCGGTTTTGGCGGACCGCAGGCCATCTTTACCATGGAAATGATTGTGGAAGAGATCGCCCGGCAATTAAATCTTGCCCCCCACACGGTGCGCGCTGTCAACCTGATCGACGTGGGGCAAACCACGGCCACCGAACAGGTTTTGCGGTACAGTGTTTCTAATAAACAAACCTTTAACGATGTGCTGGAACGCAGCGGTTACCAGCGCAAGTACGCTCAGTTTAAAGAACACAACGCGCCAATTTTACAGCGCTTACGCGATGGGAAATTCCCAAAATCCCGGCCTGACGACGTTTTAAAGGGCATCGGCCTTTCCGTATTTTTACACGGGGCAGGCTTTACCGGCGGCGGCGAGAACCGTATTAAAGGTAAAATACGTATCGAAATCGATGAAGATGGCCATCCCGTCATTTACAGCGCCCAGACCGAAATGGGCCAGGGCCAGCAAACCGCTTTCCGAAAAATTCTGGCCGATGTCCTGAACATCGATCGTGAGCAGGTACTGCTGGCCCCCGTTAACACGGACCTGGTGCCCAACTCCGGCCCAACCGTCGCTTCCCGTACCACCATGGTGGTTGGTAGTTTAATCGCCGATATCGGTCAACAGATCATCGAACGCCTGAGCAACGAATTGCAAAAGGAGTATGACATTCCTTTTGAATACCGGACGGGCTATTTTTACGGCGGCCAACATATTCTTTCCTTTTCAAAAGTCGCTAAAAAATTTGCCGGCCTGCGTTTTGAAAAAGAATATAAACATCCGCCTTTCATTAAATTCAGCGAGGAAAACTGGAAAGGCGACGCCTACCCGGTGTACTCCTGGGCGGCTGCCGTGGCCGAAACCGAGGTGGATCCCATTACTTTTAATATTAAAGTAACGCGCTATTACACCACGCACGAAATCGGCAAGGCCATTAATTACGATCAATCCATAGCGCAGATTCAGGGCGGTTCGCTGCAGGGCATCGCCTATGCTGTTTTTGAAAAAATGGAACGCCACAACGGGCGGCTGGATGTGCGCGGTTTTAGCGACTACATCATTCCCACTACCGTGGACATGCCGTTAATGGATATCAAAATTTTAGAGAATCCGTACCCTTTTGGGCCGTTTGGCGCCAAAGGGCTGGGAGAGATGCCGCTGGTTGGCGCGGCCCCGGCGGTTGTTTCCAGTTTGCGCATGATCTTTGGCCGTCCCATTAATAAAATTCCGGTTATGCCGGAAGACCTGTTTGCGCTGTTTCAAAACATGAAAAAGAACGGAGGCCTGAAATGA
- the typA gene encoding translational GTPase TypA — translation MNTDQIRNIAIIAHVDHGKTTLVDQLLRQNHIFRENQKVQERFLDSNDLERERGITILSKNISLRYKDVKINIIDTPGHADFSGEVERVLRMADGVLLLVDAFEGTMPQTRFVLQKALNLHLQPIVVINKMDRPNARPAEVLDEIYDLFIDLDVHEDLLDFPVVYASAKQGWSSLDQSQPGADMQPLMETIIGKIPPPLANSGSTQMQIAAIDYSSYTGRIGIGRVFRGSVRVGDSFKLVRRNGSAEDIQIKQLFTFEGLERLPADEVVTGDICAIVGIEDINIGDTIADREHPEPLPIIAIDEPTISMTFTINTSPFFGREGKYVTSRQLHDRLMRETESDVALRVKVGSSPDVFKVSGRGILHLSILMENMRREGYEFAVGQPRVIFKEIDGKKAEPVEELVIDVPAEWMGKVIEIVGQRKATMVKMEEKGNLRKLVYHIPSRGLLGLRNKLLTATSGEAVMYHRFYQYEFFKGSLPHRQNGVMISMGTGQVNAYALNALQDRGLFFVEPGEEVYTGQVVGEYNKEGDIVVNLQKAKKLTNMRAAAADKALKIAPAVKMSLEEYLEFIEQDELVEITPESIRIRKMILDEIERRRVQSRLKKQAG, via the coding sequence ATGAACACCGATCAAATTCGCAATATCGCGATTATTGCCCATGTGGATCATGGTAAAACCACGTTGGTTGACCAACTTCTCCGCCAGAACCATATATTTCGTGAAAACCAGAAAGTGCAGGAACGATTTTTAGATTCCAACGATCTGGAACGCGAGCGCGGCATCACCATTCTTTCCAAAAATATTTCGCTGCGCTACAAAGACGTCAAAATAAATATTATCGATACGCCCGGCCACGCTGATTTTAGCGGCGAAGTGGAGCGAGTGCTGCGCATGGCCGATGGCGTGCTGCTTTTGGTGGATGCCTTTGAAGGCACCATGCCGCAAACGCGCTTTGTGCTGCAAAAGGCCTTGAATCTCCACTTGCAGCCGATTGTGGTCATCAATAAAATGGATCGACCGAACGCCCGGCCGGCCGAAGTGCTGGATGAAATTTACGATCTATTTATCGATCTGGATGTGCACGAAGATTTGCTCGATTTTCCGGTTGTTTACGCCTCTGCAAAGCAGGGCTGGTCCAGCCTGGATCAGAGCCAGCCTGGAGCGGACATGCAGCCGTTGATGGAAACGATCATCGGGAAAATCCCGCCGCCCTTAGCCAATTCCGGTAGCACGCAAATGCAGATTGCGGCCATTGATTATTCCTCTTACACGGGAAGAATTGGCATCGGCCGCGTTTTCAGGGGCTCGGTCAGAGTAGGCGACTCGTTTAAGCTGGTGCGGCGGAACGGCAGCGCAGAAGATATTCAGATCAAACAGTTGTTTACGTTTGAAGGATTGGAAAGGCTGCCGGCTGACGAGGTGGTTACCGGCGACATCTGCGCCATTGTGGGCATTGAAGATATCAACATCGGCGATACCATTGCCGACCGCGAACATCCCGAGCCTTTGCCCATTATTGCCATCGACGAACCGACCATTAGCATGACCTTTACCATTAACACCTCGCCCTTTTTTGGCAGAGAAGGCAAGTACGTCACCAGTCGTCAGCTGCACGATCGCCTGATGCGCGAAACCGAGTCGGACGTAGCGCTGCGCGTGAAAGTGGGCAGCTCGCCCGATGTGTTTAAAGTTTCCGGACGCGGCATTTTACACCTTTCCATTTTAATGGAGAATATGCGGCGCGAGGGATACGAGTTTGCCGTGGGCCAGCCGCGCGTGATCTTTAAAGAAATCGACGGTAAAAAAGCCGAGCCGGTGGAAGAACTGGTGATCGACGTGCCAGCCGAATGGATGGGCAAGGTGATCGAAATCGTCGGGCAGCGCAAGGCAACCATGGTTAAGATGGAAGAAAAAGGCAACTTGCGCAAGCTGGTTTACCACATTCCTTCGCGCGGCTTACTGGGTTTACGCAACAAGCTCCTGACGGCCACATCGGGCGAAGCGGTAATGTACCATCGGTTTTATCAGTACGAATTTTTTAAAGGATCGCTGCCGCACCGCCAGAATGGGGTGATGATTTCCATGGGCACGGGGCAGGTTAATGCATACGCCTTAAATGCCCTGCAGGATCGAGGCCTCTTTTTTGTCGAACCCGGCGAAGAGGTTTACACAGGACAGGTAGTTGGCGAGTACAACAAAGAGGGCGATATAGTGGTCAATCTGCAGAAGGCCAAAAAATTGACCAACATGCGCGCCGCAGCCGCCGATAAAGCCTTGAAGATTGCGCCGGCTGTCAAGATGAGTCTGGAAGAATACCTGGAATTTATCGAGCAGGACGAACTGGTAGAAATTACGCCTGAATCCATCCGCATTCGCAAAATGATCCTGGATGAAATTGAACGTCGGCGCGTGCAGAGTAGATTAAAAAAACAGGCAGGATGA
- a CDS encoding agmatine deiminase family protein, with amino-acid sequence MSVQFTFAQGTLPHALTSQEKQLIGNYRSPVVETAYQTPPPNPVRTMAEWEELSGLMITWADYYHILKEIVRYAQEECRVYIVCSDSNQVKAYLLSNDVPINNITFLIEDYNSIWCRDYGPFSIYEEGTDSLFFTDWIYNRPRPDDDVLPAAMANAYNVDLYQMTQPPYDLTATGGNFMTDGLGTGFSSKLILEENPDHTEAEIDDIMYQFMGIDRYIKFETLPYDDIHHIDMHMKLLDEETILVGEYPEGVADGPQIEANLQYLLDNYQTCYGRDWQVVRIPMPPDKYGKYPDEGGAYRTYTNSVFVNKTVIIPTYEEKYDTTAFRIYREALPGYRIVGIPCDDIISLNGAIHCITHELGARNPIFIAHAKIRSATETDASYQVAAVIRTSAGIDSALTYWTTDTTSGFTALKMTYTNNDSFVAQIPAQPAGSEVFYYLTAFASNGKVTSKPLVGARGAWKFTVEGTSEIAARDAARPQSFSILSVYPNPFNEQAVCKFSLPKSSEVNFTLYSIDGRKVKEIGTHYFNAGQQQIRIHGQNLSSGIYLLRVSGQGFSTYRKLVLIK; translated from the coding sequence TTGAGTGTTCAATTCACTTTTGCTCAGGGGACGCTACCCCACGCTTTAACTTCGCAAGAAAAGCAGCTAATAGGCAACTATCGCTCTCCGGTGGTTGAAACGGCCTATCAAACGCCGCCGCCCAATCCGGTGCGCACCATGGCTGAGTGGGAAGAGCTTTCCGGTCTGATGATTACATGGGCCGATTACTACCATATTCTAAAAGAAATCGTCCGCTACGCACAGGAAGAGTGCCGCGTGTACATTGTGTGCAGCGATTCCAATCAGGTTAAAGCCTACTTACTCTCCAATGATGTGCCGATTAATAACATTACCTTTTTGATTGAAGATTACAATTCCATCTGGTGCCGGGATTACGGGCCGTTTTCCATTTACGAAGAAGGTACGGACAGCCTGTTTTTTACGGACTGGATCTACAACCGTCCCCGGCCTGACGACGATGTTCTGCCGGCCGCCATGGCCAACGCTTACAACGTCGATTTGTACCAGATGACCCAACCGCCTTATGATTTAACAGCCACCGGCGGTAATTTTATGACCGACGGCCTGGGCACCGGTTTTTCTTCCAAACTCATTTTAGAGGAAAACCCTGATCACACCGAAGCCGAGATTGACGATATCATGTATCAGTTCATGGGCATAGATCGCTACATCAAATTTGAAACTCTGCCCTACGACGACATCCACCATATCGACATGCACATGAAGTTGTTAGACGAAGAGACGATTCTGGTGGGAGAATATCCGGAGGGCGTGGCCGACGGTCCGCAAATTGAAGCGAATCTGCAATATTTACTCGATAATTACCAGACGTGCTATGGCCGTGATTGGCAGGTGGTGCGCATTCCCATGCCGCCGGACAAATACGGCAAATATCCGGACGAAGGCGGCGCCTATCGCACCTACACCAATAGCGTTTTTGTCAACAAAACTGTCATCATTCCCACCTACGAAGAAAAGTACGACACCACGGCCTTTCGTATTTACCGCGAGGCGCTACCCGGCTACCGCATTGTAGGCATCCCCTGCGACGACATCATCAGCCTCAATGGAGCCATCCACTGCATTACCCATGAGCTGGGCGCGCGTAACCCGATTTTTATTGCCCACGCTAAAATCCGTTCAGCCACCGAAACCGATGCCAGCTACCAGGTGGCCGCCGTCATCCGCACCTCCGCCGGAATCGACAGCGCCTTAACCTACTGGACGACCGACACCACTTCGGGCTTTACTGCTTTGAAGATGACTTACACAAACAACGACAGCTTTGTAGCGCAGATTCCGGCCCAACCCGCCGGCAGCGAAGTCTTTTACTATCTCACGGCATTTGCCTCAAATGGCAAGGTAACCAGCAAACCGCTGGTGGGAGCCAGAGGCGCCTGGAAGTTTACCGTTGAAGGGACTTCTGAAATTGCCGCAAGGGACGCTGCGCGGCCCCAATCATTTTCCATCCTTTCCGTTTATCCCAATCCATTCAACGAACAGGCGGTGTGTAAATTTTCTTTGCCCAAATCATCTGAAGTGAATTTTACGCTTTATTCCATCGACGGGCGCAAAGTGAAGGAAATCGGCACACACTATTTTAATGCCGGACAACAACAAATTAGAATTCATGGGCAAAATTTGAGCAGCGGAATTTATTTGTTGCGCGTTAGCGGTCAGGGGTTTTCTACCTACAGAAAATTGGTTTTGATTAAATAG
- a CDS encoding ATP-binding protein: MIFRRITPKILQALKFSPVVLLNGARQTGKTTLVKAIAKEKSFRYVTLDDLTTLHAAKSDPQGFIAAFDKPLIIDEVQRVPELLLAIKARVDQSRQPGQFLLTGSANALMLPKISESLVGRMVILTLFPLSYDEIRGQKNTIIDDLVEQKINSTQAKEISKNELFNFILLGGFPELQKLANEKQKKAWFQSYISTILQRDIQDLARINGIFELPRLFSYLGYQAGSLLNLSNLSRELGMPVSTLKRYVTLLEAIFLVHRLPAWFRNIGKRLIKTPKVFFNDSGLLSHLLGVNAENLESNPKISGQLFENFIFQELIKQISWSESQPQLYYFRTAAGKEVDFILETNNGQLIGIEIKLKETIQSKDFDGLRELMNLTNGQFKAGYVLSLSKEVVPFGNNLFTLPLSLFLQGFN, from the coding sequence ATGATTTTCCGAAGAATTACGCCCAAAATTCTTCAGGCGCTGAAATTCAGCCCGGTTGTTTTGTTAAATGGCGCTCGCCAAACTGGGAAAACCACACTCGTTAAAGCCATCGCCAAAGAAAAAAGTTTCCGTTATGTAACATTGGATGATTTAACCACATTACATGCCGCTAAAAGCGATCCGCAGGGATTTATTGCTGCTTTTGACAAACCGCTGATTATTGATGAAGTTCAGAGAGTTCCTGAACTTTTACTGGCGATTAAAGCCCGTGTAGATCAAAGTCGCCAACCGGGTCAATTTTTACTTACCGGTTCGGCCAATGCTTTAATGCTGCCTAAAATATCAGAATCTTTAGTCGGTCGCATGGTTATTCTGACTTTGTTCCCACTTTCTTATGATGAAATAAGGGGACAAAAGAACACAATAATTGATGATTTGGTTGAACAAAAAATAAATTCAACGCAAGCAAAAGAAATCTCTAAAAATGAATTGTTTAATTTCATTTTACTTGGTGGCTTTCCTGAATTACAAAAATTAGCAAATGAAAAACAAAAAAAGGCCTGGTTTCAATCGTACATTTCAACCATCTTACAGAGAGACATTCAGGATTTGGCCAGAATTAATGGTATTTTCGAGCTGCCGCGTCTTTTTTCCTATTTGGGCTATCAGGCAGGTTCCCTTCTTAATTTAAGCAATCTGTCACGCGAACTCGGAATGCCGGTTTCCACACTTAAACGCTACGTTACACTTTTAGAGGCGATTTTTCTGGTTCATCGCCTCCCTGCCTGGTTTCGCAATATTGGTAAACGACTCATTAAAACACCTAAAGTATTTTTTAATGACTCAGGGTTATTGAGCCATTTACTTGGAGTAAATGCTGAAAATCTTGAAAGCAACCCTAAAATTTCAGGACAGTTATTTGAAAATTTTATATTTCAAGAATTAATCAAGCAGATCAGCTGGAGTGAAAGCCAACCTCAACTCTACTATTTTAGAACGGCGGCCGGAAAAGAAGTCGATTTTATTTTAGAAACAAACAACGGGCAATTAATTGGGATTGAAATAAAACTGAAAGAAACCATTCAAAGCAAAGATTTTGATGGGCTGCGCGAACTTATGAACCTAACAAACGGGCAATTTAAGGCCGGCTATGTACTCTCTTTAAGTAAAGAAGTCGTGCCTTTTGGTAACAATTTATTTACTTTGCCGTTAAGCTTGTTTTTGCAAGGTTTTAACTAA
- a CDS encoding ATP-binding protein → MIKREISDKILELSEKFPVISIIGPRQSGKTTLVKALFPDKHYVNLEEPDTRLFAIQDPRAFLSQGPKGLIIDEAQRVPELFSYIQSMVDRQKRSGQFILTGSQHFLLHEKVSQSLAGRVALFKLLPFSLKELFLHFNQLTPFGDYLFKGFYPPIYDRQLRPTDWYSAYVSTYVERDVRQLLNIKDLDQFTLFLKLCAGRIGQLLNYNSLANELGIAVNTVKGWISVLKASFVVFTLMPYYKSYNKRLVKSQKLYFYDVGLASYLLGIRDKSHLQNHFLRGELFENLVIADLIKFAYNNGFEPNFYFWRDQTGHEIDLLIDTNGRQRAFEIKTSSTISTAFFKNLTFWQKISGNSPEDSVLIYTGESAQKRSQAHVLPWHRLINPSFLFE, encoded by the coding sequence ATGATTAAACGTGAAATTTCCGACAAAATTTTAGAGCTAAGTGAAAAATTTCCAGTAATTTCAATTATTGGCCCGCGCCAATCCGGAAAAACCACGTTGGTAAAAGCGCTTTTTCCAGATAAACACTACGTTAACCTTGAAGAACCGGACACACGATTATTTGCAATTCAAGACCCACGCGCCTTCTTAAGCCAGGGCCCCAAAGGTCTGATTATTGACGAAGCGCAGCGTGTACCTGAACTTTTTTCTTACATTCAGTCCATGGTTGATCGTCAAAAAAGGTCGGGACAATTTATTCTCACAGGTTCGCAACACTTTTTGCTACACGAAAAAGTCAGCCAATCATTGGCCGGGCGCGTTGCCCTGTTTAAGCTTTTGCCGTTTTCTTTAAAAGAACTTTTTTTACATTTTAATCAATTAACGCCATTTGGAGACTATCTTTTTAAAGGATTTTACCCTCCTATTTACGACAGACAATTACGACCAACCGATTGGTATTCTGCTTATGTAAGCACCTACGTCGAGCGCGACGTACGCCAGCTTTTGAACATTAAAGACCTGGATCAATTTACGCTTTTTCTAAAATTGTGCGCTGGCAGAATCGGCCAATTATTAAACTACAATTCCCTGGCCAATGAGCTTGGCATTGCTGTAAATACGGTCAAGGGGTGGATTTCGGTTTTAAAAGCCAGTTTTGTCGTTTTTACCTTAATGCCCTATTACAAAAGCTATAATAAAAGACTGGTTAAATCTCAAAAGCTTTATTTTTACGATGTTGGGTTAGCTTCGTATTTACTGGGCATTCGGGACAAATCGCATTTGCAAAACCATTTCTTGCGCGGAGAGTTGTTCGAAAATCTGGTTATTGCCGATCTGATAAAGTTTGCCTACAATAATGGCTTTGAGCCCAATTTCTATTTCTGGCGCGATCAGACAGGTCACGAAATCGATCTTTTAATCGATACAAACGGACGACAACGCGCATTTGAAATTAAAACGTCTTCAACCATTTCCACGGCCTTTTTTAAAAACCTTACATTCTGGCAAAAAATCTCCGGTAATTCCCCGGAAGATTCCGTCCTCATTTACACAGGCGAAAGTGCGCAAAAACGCAGTCAGGCTCATGTTCTTCCCTGGCACAGGCTAATCAATCCTTCGTTTCTATTTGAATAA